In Salisediminibacterium beveridgei, one DNA window encodes the following:
- a CDS encoding septation ring formation regulator EzrA, producing MLTAIYSIIGLFLILTIYSAWQRRQLYKEVDRLENEKIQMMNEPVAEELKRIKGLTMSGETEERFEQWREEWDYIVTKLLPDIEERLFDIEELTNKYRFIRAKKNCSFVEEELAAIDKRMKEIIHEVDELVDSEEKNREEVQEVIREFDHARHQLMEQKASLGGASETFSLRLSDLEENFNLFEEHTEQGNYLQAREILLKTRQDIQREAALMESVPQYLLRMEKELPKKLDDIENGMKDMEEDGYNLKHFSITWQINEIRQRIIALLPLVERLQLDDVDAPLEKVDQEIEDIYETLEQEVLARETCRSKVPALQEKVESMPELLDGLRSEIETIKLNYQLDDAQEKEALSFEQKEKDVTGRFRALEEAYENQKQSFTSLQKQFAECEEDCDKLMDAVQLMKDNFQEMRADEHKAAQELLSAKRQIQQAEKRINRSNLPMIPENVHVHIEDAKERVEDARRELSEVPVAMKRVNEKTEIAKKDAAESEDLVDHIIKQAGLAERVIQYGNRYRSQSDHVQINLLKAEDRFRTGLFDEAVQLSLEAVSFVEPRAAERLQEEAYSKSS from the coding sequence TTGCTCACTGCTATCTATAGTATCATAGGTCTGTTTCTGATTCTAACGATTTACAGCGCCTGGCAGCGCCGTCAACTTTACAAGGAAGTGGACCGACTCGAAAATGAAAAAATACAAATGATGAACGAACCTGTTGCAGAAGAATTAAAGCGTATCAAGGGTCTGACCATGTCCGGCGAAACGGAAGAACGTTTTGAGCAGTGGCGTGAAGAGTGGGATTATATTGTGACGAAGCTCTTGCCGGACATCGAGGAGCGTCTCTTTGACATCGAAGAATTGACGAATAAATACCGCTTTATCCGCGCGAAGAAGAATTGTTCTTTCGTGGAGGAAGAGCTTGCTGCCATTGATAAACGGATGAAAGAAATCATCCATGAGGTGGATGAACTGGTGGACAGCGAGGAGAAGAACCGCGAAGAAGTCCAGGAAGTGATCCGGGAATTCGATCACGCCAGACATCAGTTGATGGAACAAAAAGCATCTCTTGGCGGCGCTTCGGAAACGTTTTCGCTCAGACTGTCTGATCTCGAAGAGAACTTCAACCTTTTTGAGGAACACACTGAACAAGGGAATTATCTTCAGGCAAGAGAAATTCTTCTGAAAACGAGGCAGGATATACAGCGAGAGGCTGCCTTGATGGAAAGTGTGCCGCAATACCTCCTGCGGATGGAAAAAGAGTTGCCGAAAAAACTTGATGATATCGAGAACGGCATGAAAGACATGGAAGAGGATGGGTACAACCTGAAACATTTCTCCATTACTTGGCAGATCAATGAAATCCGCCAGCGGATTATCGCGCTTTTGCCTTTGGTTGAACGTCTTCAATTGGATGACGTCGATGCACCGCTCGAAAAGGTAGATCAGGAAATCGAAGACATTTATGAAACCCTCGAGCAGGAAGTACTTGCAAGGGAGACGTGCCGTTCGAAAGTTCCTGCTTTACAGGAGAAAGTAGAGTCCATGCCGGAGCTTCTGGATGGCTTGCGGTCGGAAATCGAAACCATTAAATTAAATTATCAGTTGGACGATGCACAGGAAAAAGAGGCGCTCTCTTTCGAACAGAAAGAGAAAGATGTGACCGGTCGTTTCCGGGCACTCGAAGAAGCTTATGAAAATCAAAAACAATCCTTTACGTCTCTTCAAAAGCAGTTTGCTGAATGTGAAGAAGATTGCGATAAGCTCATGGACGCTGTTCAGTTGATGAAAGATAACTTCCAGGAAATGCGGGCAGATGAACATAAAGCAGCTCAGGAACTCCTGAGTGCCAAACGGCAGATCCAACAAGCTGAAAAACGGATCAATAGAAGCAATTTGCCGATGATTCCTGAAAATGTACACGTCCATATAGAGGATGCGAAAGAGCGTGTGGAAGACGCGAGACGGGAATTATCCGAAGTCCCTGTCGCGATGAAAAGGGTAAATGAAAAAACAGAGATTGCGAAAAAAGATGCAGCGGAAAGTGAAGACCTTGTGGATCATATCATTAAGCAGGCCGGACTTGCCGAACGGGTCATTCAATATGGGAACCGCTATCGCAGTCAAAGTGACCATGTTCAGATCAATCTGCTGAAGGCCGAGGACCGGTTCCGGACAGGGCTGTTTGATGAAGCCGTACAACTCTCTTTAGAAGCAGTCAGCTTCGTAGAACCGCGTGCGGCAGAGAGGCTCCAGGAAGAGGCCTATTCTAAATCCTCCTAA